In Phacochoerus africanus isolate WHEZ1 chromosome 1, ROS_Pafr_v1, whole genome shotgun sequence, the following are encoded in one genomic region:
- the ACVR2B gene encoding activin receptor type-2B codes for MTAPWAALALLWGSLCVGSGRGEAETRECIYYNANWELERTNQSGLERCEGEQDKRLHCYASWRNSSGTIELVKKGCWLDDFNCYDRQECVATEENPQVYFCCCEGNFCNERFTHLPEAGGPEVTYEPPPTAPTLLTVLAYSLLPIGGLSLIVLLAFWMYRHRKPPYGHVDIHEDPGPPPPSPLVGLKPLQLLEIKARGRFGCVWKAQLMNDFVAVKIFPLQDKQSWQSEREIFSTPGMKHENLLQFIAAEKRGSNLEVELWLITAFHDKGSLTDYLKGNIITWNELCHVAETMSRGLSYLHEDVPWCRGEGHKPSIAHRDFKSKNVLLKSDLTAVLADFGLAVRFEPGKPPGDTHGQVGTRRYMAPEVLEGAINFQRDAFLRIDMYAMGLVLWELVSRCKAADGPVDEYMLPFEEEIGQHPSLEELQEVVVHKKMRPAIKDHWLKHPGLAQLCVTIEECWDHDAEARLSAGCVEERVSLIRRSVNGTTSDCLVSLVTSVTNVDLPPKESSI; via the exons ATGACGGCGCCCTGGGCGGCCCTCGCCCTCCTCTGGGGATCGCTGTGCGTGG GTTCCGGGCGTGGGGAGGCCGAGACACGGGAGTGCATCTACTACAACGCCAACTGGGAGCTGGAGCGCACCAACCAGAGTGGCCTGGAGCGCTGTGAGGGCGAGCAGGACAAGCGGCTACACTGCTACGCCTCCTGGCGCAACAGCTCAGGCACCATCGAGCTTGTGAAGAAGGGCTGCTGGCTAGACGACTTCAACTGCTACGACAG GCAGGAGTGTGTGGCCACTGAGGAGAACCCCCAGGTGTACTTCTGCTGCTGTGAAGGCAACTTCTGCAACGAGCGCTTCACCCACCTGCCTGAGGCAGGGGGCCCAGAAG TCACGTACGAGCCACCCCCGACAGCCCCCACCTTGCTCACTGTGCTGGCCTACTCGCTGCTGCCCATCGGGGGCCTCTCCCTCATAGTCCTGCTGGCCTTCTGGATGTACCGGCATCGCAAGCCCCCCTATGGCCATGTGGACATCCATGAG GACCCTGGACCTCCACCCCCGTCCCCTCTGGTGGGCCTGAAGCCGCTGCAGCTGCTTGAAATCAAGGCTCGGGGGCGCTTCGGCTGTGTCTGGAAAGCGCAGCTCATGAATGATTTTGTGGCTGTCAAGATCTTCCCACTCCAG GACAAGCAGTCATGGCAGAGTGAACGGGAGATCTTCAGCACGCCCGGCATGAAGCATGAGAACCTGCTACAGTTCATTGCCGCTGAGAAGCGAGGCTCCAACCTGGAGGTGGAGCTGTGGCTCATCACGGCCTTCCACGACAAG GGCTCCCTCACAGATTACCTCAAGGGGAACATCATCACGTGGAATGAACTGTGTCATGTGgcagagacaatgtcaagaggCCTCTCGTACCTACACGAGGACGTGCCCTGGTGCCGTGGCGAGGGCCACAAGCCATCTATTGCCCACAG GGACTTTAAAAGCAAGAATGTATTGCTGAAGAGTGACCTTACAGCTGTGCTGGCTGACTTTGGCCTGGCTGTTCGGTTTGAGCCAGGGAAACCTCCGGGGGACACTCATGGGCAG GTGGGCACGCGGAGGTACATGGCCCCTGAGGTGCTCGAGGGAGCCATCAACTTCCAGAGAGACGCCTTCCTGCGCATTGACATGTACGCCATGGGGCTAGTGCTGTGGGAGCTCGTGTCCCGCTGCAAGGCTGCCGACG GACCTGTGGACGAGTACATGCTGCCTTTTGAGGAGGAGATTGGTCAGCACCCGTCCTTGGAGGAGCTACAGGAGGTGGTTGTGCACAAGAAGATGCGACCTGCCATCAAGGATCACTGGTTAAAGCACCCG ggccTGGCCCAGCTCTGTGTGACCATCGAGGAGTGCTGGGACCACGATGCAGAGGCTCGCCTGTCGGCGGGCTGCGTGGAGGAGCGGGTGTCCCTGATCCGGAGGTCGGTCAACGGCACTACCTCGGACTGCCTTGTCTCCCTGGTGACCTCTGTCACCAATGTGGATCTGCCCCCTAAGGAGTCGAGCATCTAA